The proteins below come from a single bacterium genomic window:
- a CDS encoding acetoacetate--CoA ligase yields the protein MQSKNHPIWQPTEEFIRKTNIFKFKAALNEKYALSIQNYSELHSWSVTHPEHFWRELADFGKLKIDWNSTPAFVDQQSIEKCRWFPNAKLNFAANLLQGSNHQHLDALVFKSELGVTTKVSYKDLNSQVLKLRSFFKSIELKPLDRVAALVPNIPEAVSSMLATTSLGASWSSCSPDFGVQGILDRFGQINPTLLIAADGYTYNGKAIDCRDKIFELCQRIPSIKQLILIPFLNPQVQLENIKLPTVSWKQALDYPSDTTAVANWEKFPFNHPLFILYSSGTTGIPKCIVHGAGGTLLQHTKEHLLHNDLKPGDVTFFFTTCGWMMWNLWVSALVTGVTVALYEGSPTYPDFGSLFKFAEDEKITSFGTSPRFLAALEKANYDPSKHFSLPQLRTLLSTGAPLLPEQFLFIYQKLKADIHLCSISGGTDIVSCFCLGNPISPVYSGELQAPGLGMDMDVFSINGTSVRGTKGELVCKSPFPSAPLGFLNDTDGSKFHKAYFDVFPNVWKHGDWAEITESGGYIIYGRSDAVLNPGGVRIGTAEIYRQVETLDAIQESICVGQNWEGDVRVVLFVKLKPGVEFTTGLVEQIKKTIRLNTTPRHVPAKIIPVLDIPRTVNGKLVELAVKKKIHGEAVENIEALANPESLKYFEDLKELQT from the coding sequence TCCAAAATTACTCCGAACTTCACAGCTGGTCAGTTACTCATCCGGAGCATTTTTGGCGTGAGCTTGCAGATTTTGGAAAGTTAAAAATTGATTGGAATTCTACCCCAGCTTTCGTCGATCAACAGTCGATTGAAAAGTGCCGCTGGTTTCCGAATGCGAAGTTAAATTTCGCAGCGAATTTGCTGCAGGGTTCAAATCACCAACACCTAGACGCTTTGGTCTTTAAGTCAGAATTGGGAGTTACGACTAAAGTCAGTTACAAGGATTTAAACTCTCAAGTTCTTAAACTCAGAAGTTTTTTTAAGTCAATCGAGTTGAAACCGCTTGATCGGGTAGCAGCACTAGTCCCAAACATTCCTGAAGCTGTGAGCAGTATGCTCGCCACTACCAGTCTTGGTGCAAGCTGGTCTTCCTGTTCCCCTGACTTTGGAGTGCAAGGCATTCTCGATCGCTTTGGACAAATCAACCCAACACTATTAATTGCCGCAGACGGCTATACATACAACGGAAAAGCAATTGACTGTCGCGACAAAATCTTCGAACTCTGCCAACGTATTCCTAGCATTAAACAGCTGATCCTGATTCCTTTTCTTAATCCACAAGTGCAGTTAGAAAACATTAAATTACCGACGGTTTCCTGGAAGCAAGCTTTAGACTATCCAAGCGATACGACTGCTGTCGCAAATTGGGAGAAATTTCCTTTTAATCACCCACTCTTTATTCTTTATTCCTCAGGCACAACTGGAATTCCTAAATGTATTGTGCATGGCGCAGGTGGCACGCTGCTGCAACATACTAAAGAGCACTTACTGCATAACGATCTAAAGCCAGGTGACGTAACTTTCTTTTTTACAACCTGCGGCTGGATGATGTGGAATCTTTGGGTTAGTGCGCTGGTTACAGGAGTAACGGTAGCGCTCTACGAAGGCTCGCCAACGTATCCAGATTTTGGTTCACTTTTTAAATTTGCAGAGGACGAAAAGATTACTTCTTTCGGAACAAGTCCACGGTTTTTAGCGGCACTTGAAAAAGCAAATTATGATCCGAGTAAGCACTTCTCGCTACCTCAATTACGCACCCTGCTTTCTACTGGTGCGCCGCTGCTACCAGAACAATTTTTATTTATCTATCAAAAACTCAAAGCCGACATACACCTCTGTTCGATCTCGGGTGGGACAGACATCGTCTCTTGTTTTTGTCTCGGTAACCCGATCAGCCCCGTATATAGCGGAGAACTACAAGCGCCAGGCCTCGGCATGGACATGGATGTTTTTTCAATTAATGGCACGTCGGTTCGTGGAACCAAGGGGGAACTTGTCTGTAAAAGTCCTTTCCCTTCTGCGCCGCTAGGATTTTTAAATGACACTGACGGGAGCAAATTTCATAAAGCCTATTTTGACGTTTTCCCAAATGTTTGGAAGCATGGTGACTGGGCAGAAATTACTGAAAGTGGCGGCTATATTATCTATGGCCGTTCAGATGCCGTTCTAAATCCAGGCGGCGTGAGAATCGGGACTGCAGAAATCTACCGTCAAGTTGAGACACTTGACGCAATCCAAGAAAGTATTTGTGTCGGACAAAACTGGGAAGGTGACGTGCGGGTCGTGCTTTTTGTTAAACTTAAACCAGGAGTTGAGTTTACAACTGGACTTGTCGAGCAAATCAAAAAAACAATTCGCCTCAACACTACCCCGCGCCACGTACCTGCCAAAATTATCCCCGTTCTTGATATCCCTCGCACAGTCAACGGGAAGTTAGTAGAACTAGCAGTCAAAAAGAAGATTCACGGCGAAGCTGTGGAGAATATTGAAGCGCTTGCTAATCCTGAATCGCTCAAATATTTTGAGGACCTCAAGGAATTACAAACTTAA